Proteins encoded by one window of Dreissena polymorpha isolate Duluth1 chromosome 11, UMN_Dpol_1.0, whole genome shotgun sequence:
- the LOC127850461 gene encoding uncharacterized protein LOC127850461 isoform X3, whose protein sequence is MSSPNKSPGLVRVNFDPPQTLMLISGIGPKLARIIVQLRQESGNLDLDTLEVLIRRPLSERELDQLDFAENPMLAATSQSSGTGEHPSRSRAPEPMFESTPYLNQDQMKAELASQISDLEAEITRWEEFPGIWSDFLPQFAKPLFPKRLLFQPDPVVVTGMPILSDVASSAPAPPQSLGLPQMRAGRADYNVPAQFRETSAEHLGHFRAPRSPPAPIMRPCPTHFTMPSNQPVVSGVPLYNNQPVASGVSLPSNQPVVSGVPLYNNQPVASGVSLPSNQPVVSGVPLFNHQPVASGVSLPSNQPVVRGVPLYNNQPVASGVPLYNNQPVASGFSMPNNPPVVSSVPVQSTLPVVGNLTVASNLPILGNNPAHNNPPVAGNPTLLSSVPVQTSPPVPINPPSQRDRDVLTKLPKSLLFDGCSNWLLFKRKFERYARMQDWSDEECDDCLGWCLTGKAVDFYALLTEGRETLPYAELMQRLQERFGAKELPATAQGRFQVAHQEVGESLDDWSDRVLTLATTAFRDLPYAYATEQAVTKFCHGLLDKEAAKHVSLQIPTSMGDAMNMMKIYSHVLLACAAAPRDSQESERVSRCVHEVRRAPSPDTVIGSAVDKLTQVVDRLLGSVGQLSDSCGSQDDDSRVRQPVQVFRSDEDEGLYGEYAAEGSNEDGAQNRGFNKQRHVRCHEGTGGGCPRGHRDIHAYERGSGPNAYQGSGAGNRRNNGYRSGYQNSNVRPEGSKRGRYGSNWGEYPGMARRDISCLFGDLEHFRCDCRVGAGSVANNESIPMSVTEAAEQQSRPEVGRVNQLGSAAQFCLKVQVGDVMVDAVIDSAAEVSLISDRVYKAMKQPPPKQRDVKLLMTGRDASMQGFVVGPVKLKIGNYWYQQHLYVAPTDVDMLLGFDILMNPGRAIINMAEATIIFDGQVLSLEGGSLQHTDHVHDAVPFALPTASEVVRDPQMVTDESTERDHGGSSYVGTFRVQRVAVQSGVRATPTAGHADPAGVTAEDSREKASSCGVTAADRRKRASGYGVTSEVRWNSACGYRVSTSNIKLPTVQEVVRHIGVCTDESTEGGNGKTGGVGGREDEFTEGIDDAVPLQLPTVCEVVRHIGVCTDMSTVRGNGETGVVGDDEDVLTEGVEYAVPLVLPTVREDVRHIGVCTDMSTVRGNGETGGFDNAVPLALPTEDVRHIGVCTDMSTVRGNGETGGFDNAVPLALPTEDVRHIGVCTDMSTVKGNGETGGVGYAVPLAPPTVREVVRDIGVCTDVSTGGGNGETEDVSDEAAAAKGDNSGKPDPDQQGLSSFESTEESSSYGNSVGIVLTGLPKRPAGIVPQELSSFQRTSEESSSYGNSAGIVPQELSSFQSTSEESSSYGNSVGIVLTELPKRPAGIVPQELSSFQRTSEESSSYGNSAGIVPQELSSFQRTSEESSSYGNSVGIVLTELPKRPAGIVPQELSSFQRTSEESSSYGNSAGIVPQELSSFQSTSEESSSYGNSVGIVLTELPKRPAGIVPQELSSFQRTSEESSSYGNSVGIVLTELPKRPAGIVPQELSSFQRTSEESSSYGNSAGIVPQELSSFQSTSEESSSYGNSVGIVLTELPKRPAGIVPQELSSFRNTSKESSSYGNPVGTVLTGLPKRPVGINPQGPSRFVESSSHGNPVGIVQHGLPNFPTSIAHQGSSRFESSGYGNPAGIAPRPSRDCPVRGVNRSESSSRRFPSGNTQRNQFSHGDPSVNRQSSACGYGVVASVRQKISEDGSRGPFRRGSEGWRPSSSRRWERSQRWKLSKCVSERGGLK, encoded by the exons ATGAGTAGCCCAAATAAGTCTCCGGGTCTTGTACGTGTAAATTTCGACCCCCCACAAACTTTGATGTTGATCTCCGGAATAGGGCCCAAATTGGCGCGGATCATTGTCCAACTTCGACAGGAATCAGGTAACTTGGACCTGGACACCTTGGAGGTCCTGATTAGGCGGCCCCTAAGTGAGAGGGAGTTAGACCAGCTGGATTTTGCAGAAAATCCAATGCTTGCAGCGACGTCCCAGTCCAGTGGAACGGGAGAACACCCAAGTAGGTCCAGGGCCCCTGAGCCAATGTTTGAAAGCACGCCATACCTAAACCAGGACCAGATGAAGGCAGAGCTAGCCTCTCAGATATCAGATTTAGAGGCGGAGATCACTCGATGGGAGGAGTTCCCGGGGATATGGAGCGATTTCCTTCCCCAGTTTGCAAAGCCTTTGTTCCCCAAGCGTCTGTTGTTTCAGCCAGATCCTGTGGTGGTGACAGGCATGCCGATACTGTCTGATGTTGCATCAAGCGCCCCCGCCCCGCCCCAGTCGTTAGGTTTGCCCCAGATGAGGGCTGGTAGGGCAGATTACAATGTGCCAGCACAATTTAGAGAGACGTCCGCAGAGCATTTGGGACACTTTCGGGCCCCAAGAAGCCCTCCTGCTCCTATAATGCGTCCTTGTCCAACCCATTTCACCATGCCTAGCAACCAACCTGTTGTAAGTGGCGTCCCATTGTATAACAACCAACCTGTTGCAAGTGGCGTCTCACTGCCTAGCAACCAACCTGTTGTAAGTGGCGTCCCATTGTATAACAACCAACCTGTTGCAAGTGGCGTCTCACTGCCTAGCAACCAACCTGTTGTAAGTGGCGTTCCGTTGTTTAACCACCAACCTGTTGCAAGTGGCGTCTCACTGCCTAGCAACCAACCTGTTGTAAGAGGCGTCCCATTGTATAACAACCAACCTGTTGCAAGTGGCGTCCCGTTGTATAACAACCAACCTGTTGCAAGTGGCTTCTCAATGCCAAACAACCCACCCGTTGTGAGTAGTGTTCCCGTGCAAAGCACCCTACCGGTGGTTGGTAATCTCACAGTAGCCAGCAATTTACCTATATTAGGTAATAACCCTGCACACAACAATCCACCCGTTGCAGGTAACCCTACCCTACTCAGCAGTGTCCCCGTTCAGACAAGCCCTCCGGTCCCAATTAACCCCCCGTCCCAGCGGGATCGGGATGTTTTGACCAAGCTGCCAAAGAGCCTGCTATTTGATGGATGCAGCAATTGGTTGTTGTTTAAGAGGAAGTTTGAGCGTTACGCCAGAATGCAAGATTGGTCTGACGAAGAATGCGATGATTGTCTTGGTTGGTGTTTAACTGGTAAGGCGGTGGACTTTTATGCATTACTGACCGAAGGAAGGGAGACGTTACCTTACGCCGAGCTTATGCAGCGGCTGCAGGAGCGCTTCGGCGCTAAGGAGCTCCCTGCTACGGCTCAGGGCCGTTTCCAAGTTGCCCATCAGGAAGTAGGCGAGTCCCTGGACGATTGGTCCGATCGAGTGCTGACGCTGGCAACAACGGCATTTCGTGATCTGCCCTATGCGTACGCCACTGAGCAggcagtgacgaagttttgtcacgGTTTGCTTGACAAGGAGGCCGCCAAGCATGTAAGCCTGCAGATACCCACATCGATGGGAGATGCGATGAACATGATGAAGATATATAGCCATGTTCTGTTGGCTTGCGCCGCGGCTCCGAGGGATAGCCAAGAGAGTGAGCGAGTGTCGAGGTGTGTTCATGAGGTGAGAAGAGCACCCTCTCCAGATACAGTAATTGGGTCggcggtcgacaaattgacccaggtggtGGATCGGCTGCTGGGTTCTGTGGGGCAATTATCGGACTCTTGTGGGAGCCAGGACGATGATTCTCGCGTCAGACAACCAGTTCAGGTGTTCCGTTCCGATGAAGACGAGGGATTGTATGGCGAGTATGCAGCCGAAGGTTCCAATGAAGACGGCGCCCAGAACCGGGGGTTCAACAAGCAACGCCACGTTAGGTGTCACGAGGGTACAGGTGGCGGCTGTCCACGTGGGCATCGGGACATACATGCCTACGAAAGGGGATCCGGCCCAAATGCTTACCAAGGGAGCGGCGCCGGTAACCGGCGAAACAACGGGTACCGTAGTGGGTACCAAAATTCAAATGTCCGCCCCGAGGGATCGAAGCGAGGCAGGTATGGTTCAAATTGGGGCGAGTATCCCGGGATGGCGAGGCGGGACATATCGTGCTTGTTTGGTGATTTGGAACATTTCCGGTGTGATTGTCGTGTGGGCGCCGGGTCCGTTGCCAACAATGAGTCGATACCGATGTCAGTTACCGAGGCGGCGGAGCAGCAGAGTAGACCGGAAGTAGGTCGCGTCAACCAGTTGGGTTCAGCTGCGCAGTTTTGTTTGAAGGTTCAGGTTGGTGACGTAATGGTTGATGCAGTGATTGATTCGGCAGCGGAGGTCAGCCTCATCTCAGATCGGGTCTATAAGGCCATGAAGCAGCCACCTCCCAAGCAGCGTGATGTCAAGCTGTTGATGACAGGGAGGGATGCCTCCATGCAGGGTTTTGTTGTAGGCCCAGTTAAGTTAAAGATTGGTAACTACTGGTATCAGCAACATTTGTATGTAGCCCCGACAGATGTCGATATGCTACTTGGTTTCGACATTTTGATGAATCCGGGCAGGGCCATAATCAATATGGCAGAGGCCACTATTATTTTTGATGGGCAGGTTTTGAGCCTCGAGGGGGGAAGCCTACAGCATACCGACCACGTGCATGACGCAGTTCCGTTTGCGTTGCCGACAGCTTCAGAAGTCGTCCGGGATCCACAGATGGTCACCGATGAGAGCACTGAGCGGGACCATGGGGGTTCTAGTTATGTCGGTACGTTTCGCGTGCAGCGGGTGGCGGTCCAGTCCGGAGTTAGGGCCACCCCGACCGCCGGACATGCAGATCCGGCTGGCGTCACCGCGGAAGACAGCCGGGAGAAAGCGTCCAGTTGTGGTGTCACCGCGGCAGACCGTCGGAAAAGGGCTTCCGGTTATGGCGTAACATCGGAAGTCCGCTGGAACAGTGCGTGCGGTTACCGAGTCTCCACTAGTAACATCAAGCTGCCGACCGTTCAAgaagttgtccgtcacattggggtgtgcaccgacgAGAGCACTGAAGGAGGCAACGGTAAGACTGGCGGCGTCGGCGGCAGAGAAGACGAGTTCACCGAAGGCATCGATGATGCGGTTCCGTTGCAGCTACCTACAGTTTGcgaagttgtccgtcacattggggtgtgcaccgacatgagcactgtaaggggcaacggtgagactggcgTCGTCGGCGATGATGAAGACGTGTTAACCGAAGGCGTCGAATACGCGGTTCCGTTAGTGCTACCTACAGTTCGCGAAGatgtccgtcacattggggtgtgcaccgacatgAGCACTGTAAGGGGCAACGGTGAGACCGGCGGCTTCGATAATGCGGTTCCGTTGGCGCTACCTACAGAAGATGTCCGTCACATCGGGGTGTGCACCGACATGAGCACTGTAAGGGGCAACGGTGAGACCGGCGGCTTCGATAATGCGGTTCCGTTGGCGCTACCTACAGAAGatgtccgtcacattggggtgtgcaccgacatgagcactgtaaagggcaacggtgagactggcgGCGTCGGTTATGCAGTTCCGTTGGCACCGCCAACAGTGCGCGAAGTCGTCCGTgacattggggtgtgcaccgacgTAAGCACTGGAGGGGGCAATGGTGAGACTGAGGACGTCAGTGACGAAGCAGCAGCAGCCAAGGGAGACAACAGTGGCAAGCCGGATCCTGACCAGCAGGGATTGTCCAGTTTTGAGAGCAcagaagagtcgtctagctacgggaactccgTCGGCATAGTCCTAACggggttgcccaagagac ctgccggcatagtcccgcaggagttgtccagttttcagagaacgtcagaagaatcgtctagctacgggaactctgccggcatagtcccgcaggagttgtccagttttcagagtacgtcagaagaatcgtctagctacgggaactctgtcggcatagtccttacagagttgcccaagagacctgccggcatagtcccgcaggagttgtccagttttcagagaacgtcagaagaatcgtctagctacgggaact ctgccggcatagtcccgcaggagttgtccagttttcagagaacgtcagaagaatcgtctagctacgggaactctgtcggcatagtccttacagagttgcccaagagacctgccggcatagtcccgcaggagttgtccagttttcagagaacgtcagaagaatcgtctagctacgggaactctgccggcatagtcccgcaggagttgtccagttttcagagtacgtcagaagaatcgtctagctacgggaactctgtcggcatagtccttacagagttgcccaagagacctgccggcatagtcccgcaggagttgtccagttttcagagaacgtcagaagaatcgtctagctacgggaactctgtcggcatagtccttacagagttgcccaagagacctgccggcatagtcccgcaggagttgtccagttttcagagaacgtcagaagaatcgtctagctacgggaactctgccggcatagtcccgcaggagttgtccagttttcagagtacgtcagaagaatcgtctagctacgggaactctgtcggcatagtccttacagagttgcccaagagacctgccggcatagtcccgcaggagttgtccagttttcggaatACGTCaaaagaatcgtctagctacgggaaccctgtcggcacagtccttacagggttgcccaagagacctgtcggcataaACCCACAGGGACCTTCCAGATTCGTAGAGTCGTCTAGCCATGGGAATCCTGTTGGCATAGTCCAACATGGATTGCCCAACTTTCCCACTTCCATAGCCCATCAGGGATCTTCCAGGTTTGAATCGTCCGGCTATGGGAATCCTGCTGGAATTGCACCTAGGCCGAGCAGGGATTGCCCAGTCAGGGGAGTAAATCGCAGTGAGTCGTCCAGTCGCCGGTTTCCCTCTGGTAACACCCAGAGGAACCAGTTTAGTCACGGCGACCCCTCGGTAAACCGCCAGAGCAGTGCGTGCGGTTACGGAGTCGTCGCGAGTGTACGCCAGAAGATCTCGGAGGATGGATCTCGGGGACCTTTCAGGCGTGGCTCTGAAGGGTGGCGACCCTCAAGTTCTCGCCGttgggagcggtcccagcggtggaaaTTAAGTAAGTGTGTAAGCGAGCGTGGGGGCCTGAAGTAA
- the LOC127850461 gene encoding uncharacterized protein LOC127850461 isoform X2, with the protein MSSPNKSPGLVRVNFDPPQTLMLISGIGPKLARIIVQLRQESGNLDLDTLEVLIRRPLSERELDQLDFAENPMLAATSQSSGTGEHPSRSRAPEPMFESTPYLNQDQMKAELASQISDLEAEITRWEEFPGIWSDFLPQFAKPLFPKRLLFQPDPVVVTGMPILSDVASSAPAPPQSLGLPQMRAGRADYNVPAQFRETSAEHLGHFRAPRSPPAPIMRPCPTHFTMPSNQPVASGVSLPSNQPVVSGVPLFNHQPVASGVSLPSNQPVVRGVPLYNNQPVASGVPLYNNQPVASGFSMPNNPPVVSSVPVQSTLPVVGNLTVASNLPILGNNPAHNNPPVAGNPTLLSSVPVQTSPPVPINPPSQRDRDVLTKLPKSLLFDGCSNWLLFKRKFERYARMQDWSDEECDDCLGWCLTGKAVDFYALLTEGRETLPYAELMQRLQERFGAKELPATAQGRFQVAHQEVGESLDDWSDRVLTLATTAFRDLPYAYATEQAVTKFCHGLLDKEAAKHVSLQIPTSMGDAMNMMKIYSHVLLACAAAPRDSQESERVSRCVHEVRRAPSPDTVIGSAVDKLTQVVDRLLGSVGQLSDSCGSQDDDSRVRQPVQVFRSDEDEGLYGEYAAEGSNEDGAQNRGFNKQRHVRCHEGTGGGCPRGHRDIHAYERGSGPNAYQGSGAGNRRNNGYRSGYQNSNVRPEGSKRGRYGSNWGEYPGMARRDISCLFGDLEHFRCDCRVGAGSVANNESIPMSVTEAAEQQSRPEVGRVNQLGSAAQFCLKVQVGDVMVDAVIDSAAEVSLISDRVYKAMKQPPPKQRDVKLLMTGRDASMQGFVVGPVKLKIGNYWYQQHLYVAPTDVDMLLGFDILMNPGRAIINMAEATIIFDGQVLSLEGGSLQHTDHVHDAVPFALPTASEVVRDPQMVTDESTERDHGGSSYVGTFRVQRVAVQSGVRATPTAGHADPAGVTAEDSREKASSCGVTAADRRKRASGYGVTSEVRWNSACGYRVSTSNIKLPTVQEVVRHIGVCTDESTEGGNGKTGGVGGREDEFTEGIDDAVPLQLPTVCEVVRHIGVCTDMSTVRGNGETGVVGDDEDVLTEGVEYAVPLVLPTVREDVRHIGVCTDMSTVRGNGETGGFDNAVPLALPTEDVRHIGVCTDMSTVRGNGETGGFDNAVPLALPTEDVRHIGVCTDMSTVKGNGETGGVGYAVPLAPPTVREVVRDIGVCTDVSTGGGNGETEDVSDEAAAAKGDNSGKPDPDQQGLSSFESTEESSSYGNSVGIVLTGLPKRPVGIVPQELSSFQSTSEESSSYGNSVGIVLTELPKRPAGIVPQELSSFQRTSEESSSYGNSAGIVPQELSSFQSTSEESSSYGNSVGIVLTELPKRPAGIVPQELSSFQRTSEESSSYGNSAGIVPQELSSFQRTSEESSSYGNSVGIVLTELPKRPAGIVPQELSSFQRTSEESSSYGNSAGIVPQELSSFQSTSEESSSYGNSVGIVLTELPKRPAGIVPQELSSFQRTSEESSSYGNSVGIVLTELPKRPAGIVPQELSSFQRTSEESSSYGNSAGIVPQELSSFQSTSEESSSYGNSVGIVLTELPKRPAGIVPQELSSFRNTSKESSSYGNPVGTVLTGLPKRPVGINPQGPSRFVESSSHGNPVGIVQHGLPNFPTSIAHQGSSRFESSGYGNPAGIAPRPSRDCPVRGVNRSESSSRRFPSGNTQRNQFSHGDPSVNRQSSACGYGVVASVRQKISEDGSRGPFRRGSEGWRPSSSRRWERSQRWKLSKCVSERGGLK; encoded by the exons ATGAGTAGCCCAAATAAGTCTCCGGGTCTTGTACGTGTAAATTTCGACCCCCCACAAACTTTGATGTTGATCTCCGGAATAGGGCCCAAATTGGCGCGGATCATTGTCCAACTTCGACAGGAATCAGGTAACTTGGACCTGGACACCTTGGAGGTCCTGATTAGGCGGCCCCTAAGTGAGAGGGAGTTAGACCAGCTGGATTTTGCAGAAAATCCAATGCTTGCAGCGACGTCCCAGTCCAGTGGAACGGGAGAACACCCAAGTAGGTCCAGGGCCCCTGAGCCAATGTTTGAAAGCACGCCATACCTAAACCAGGACCAGATGAAGGCAGAGCTAGCCTCTCAGATATCAGATTTAGAGGCGGAGATCACTCGATGGGAGGAGTTCCCGGGGATATGGAGCGATTTCCTTCCCCAGTTTGCAAAGCCTTTGTTCCCCAAGCGTCTGTTGTTTCAGCCAGATCCTGTGGTGGTGACAGGCATGCCGATACTGTCTGATGTTGCATCAAGCGCCCCCGCCCCGCCCCAGTCGTTAGGTTTGCCCCAGATGAGGGCTGGTAGGGCAGATTACAATGTGCCAGCACAATTTAGAGAGACGTCCGCAGAGCATTTGGGACACTTTCGGGCCCCAAGAAGCCCTCCTGCTCCTATAATGCGTCCTTGTCCAACCCATTTCACCATGCCTAGCAACCAAC CTGTTGCAAGTGGCGTCTCACTGCCTAGCAACCAACCTGTTGTAAGTGGCGTTCCGTTGTTTAACCACCAACCTGTTGCAAGTGGCGTCTCACTGCCTAGCAACCAACCTGTTGTAAGAGGCGTCCCATTGTATAACAACCAACCTGTTGCAAGTGGCGTCCCGTTGTATAACAACCAACCTGTTGCAAGTGGCTTCTCAATGCCAAACAACCCACCCGTTGTGAGTAGTGTTCCCGTGCAAAGCACCCTACCGGTGGTTGGTAATCTCACAGTAGCCAGCAATTTACCTATATTAGGTAATAACCCTGCACACAACAATCCACCCGTTGCAGGTAACCCTACCCTACTCAGCAGTGTCCCCGTTCAGACAAGCCCTCCGGTCCCAATTAACCCCCCGTCCCAGCGGGATCGGGATGTTTTGACCAAGCTGCCAAAGAGCCTGCTATTTGATGGATGCAGCAATTGGTTGTTGTTTAAGAGGAAGTTTGAGCGTTACGCCAGAATGCAAGATTGGTCTGACGAAGAATGCGATGATTGTCTTGGTTGGTGTTTAACTGGTAAGGCGGTGGACTTTTATGCATTACTGACCGAAGGAAGGGAGACGTTACCTTACGCCGAGCTTATGCAGCGGCTGCAGGAGCGCTTCGGCGCTAAGGAGCTCCCTGCTACGGCTCAGGGCCGTTTCCAAGTTGCCCATCAGGAAGTAGGCGAGTCCCTGGACGATTGGTCCGATCGAGTGCTGACGCTGGCAACAACGGCATTTCGTGATCTGCCCTATGCGTACGCCACTGAGCAggcagtgacgaagttttgtcacgGTTTGCTTGACAAGGAGGCCGCCAAGCATGTAAGCCTGCAGATACCCACATCGATGGGAGATGCGATGAACATGATGAAGATATATAGCCATGTTCTGTTGGCTTGCGCCGCGGCTCCGAGGGATAGCCAAGAGAGTGAGCGAGTGTCGAGGTGTGTTCATGAGGTGAGAAGAGCACCCTCTCCAGATACAGTAATTGGGTCggcggtcgacaaattgacccaggtggtGGATCGGCTGCTGGGTTCTGTGGGGCAATTATCGGACTCTTGTGGGAGCCAGGACGATGATTCTCGCGTCAGACAACCAGTTCAGGTGTTCCGTTCCGATGAAGACGAGGGATTGTATGGCGAGTATGCAGCCGAAGGTTCCAATGAAGACGGCGCCCAGAACCGGGGGTTCAACAAGCAACGCCACGTTAGGTGTCACGAGGGTACAGGTGGCGGCTGTCCACGTGGGCATCGGGACATACATGCCTACGAAAGGGGATCCGGCCCAAATGCTTACCAAGGGAGCGGCGCCGGTAACCGGCGAAACAACGGGTACCGTAGTGGGTACCAAAATTCAAATGTCCGCCCCGAGGGATCGAAGCGAGGCAGGTATGGTTCAAATTGGGGCGAGTATCCCGGGATGGCGAGGCGGGACATATCGTGCTTGTTTGGTGATTTGGAACATTTCCGGTGTGATTGTCGTGTGGGCGCCGGGTCCGTTGCCAACAATGAGTCGATACCGATGTCAGTTACCGAGGCGGCGGAGCAGCAGAGTAGACCGGAAGTAGGTCGCGTCAACCAGTTGGGTTCAGCTGCGCAGTTTTGTTTGAAGGTTCAGGTTGGTGACGTAATGGTTGATGCAGTGATTGATTCGGCAGCGGAGGTCAGCCTCATCTCAGATCGGGTCTATAAGGCCATGAAGCAGCCACCTCCCAAGCAGCGTGATGTCAAGCTGTTGATGACAGGGAGGGATGCCTCCATGCAGGGTTTTGTTGTAGGCCCAGTTAAGTTAAAGATTGGTAACTACTGGTATCAGCAACATTTGTATGTAGCCCCGACAGATGTCGATATGCTACTTGGTTTCGACATTTTGATGAATCCGGGCAGGGCCATAATCAATATGGCAGAGGCCACTATTATTTTTGATGGGCAGGTTTTGAGCCTCGAGGGGGGAAGCCTACAGCATACCGACCACGTGCATGACGCAGTTCCGTTTGCGTTGCCGACAGCTTCAGAAGTCGTCCGGGATCCACAGATGGTCACCGATGAGAGCACTGAGCGGGACCATGGGGGTTCTAGTTATGTCGGTACGTTTCGCGTGCAGCGGGTGGCGGTCCAGTCCGGAGTTAGGGCCACCCCGACCGCCGGACATGCAGATCCGGCTGGCGTCACCGCGGAAGACAGCCGGGAGAAAGCGTCCAGTTGTGGTGTCACCGCGGCAGACCGTCGGAAAAGGGCTTCCGGTTATGGCGTAACATCGGAAGTCCGCTGGAACAGTGCGTGCGGTTACCGAGTCTCCACTAGTAACATCAAGCTGCCGACCGTTCAAgaagttgtccgtcacattggggtgtgcaccgacgAGAGCACTGAAGGAGGCAACGGTAAGACTGGCGGCGTCGGCGGCAGAGAAGACGAGTTCACCGAAGGCATCGATGATGCGGTTCCGTTGCAGCTACCTACAGTTTGcgaagttgtccgtcacattggggtgtgcaccgacatgagcactgtaaggggcaacggtgagactggcgTCGTCGGCGATGATGAAGACGTGTTAACCGAAGGCGTCGAATACGCGGTTCCGTTAGTGCTACCTACAGTTCGCGAAGatgtccgtcacattggggtgtgcaccgacatgAGCACTGTAAGGGGCAACGGTGAGACCGGCGGCTTCGATAATGCGGTTCCGTTGGCGCTACCTACAGAAGATGTCCGTCACATCGGGGTGTGCACCGACATGAGCACTGTAAGGGGCAACGGTGAGACCGGCGGCTTCGATAATGCGGTTCCGTTGGCGCTACCTACAGAAGatgtccgtcacattggggtgtgcaccgacatgagcactgtaaagggcaacggtgagactggcgGCGTCGGTTATGCAGTTCCGTTGGCACCGCCAACAGTGCGCGAAGTCGTCCGTgacattggggtgtgcaccgacgTAAGCACTGGAGGGGGCAATGGTGAGACTGAGGACGTCAGTGACGAAGCAGCAGCAGCCAAGGGAGACAACAGTGGCAAGCCGGATCCTGACCAGCAGGGATTGTCCAGTTTTGAGAGCAcagaagagtcgtctagctacgggaactccgTCGGCATAGTCCTAACggggttgcccaagagacctgtcggcatagtcccgcaggagttgtccagttttcagagtacgtcagaagaatcgtctagctacgggaactctgtcggcatagtccttacagagttgcccaagagacctgccggcatagtcccgcaggagttgtccagttttcagagaacgtcagaagaatcgtctagctacgggaactctgccggcatagtcccgcaggagttgtccagttttcagagtacgtcagaagaatcgtctagctacgggaactctgtcggcatagtccttacagagttgcccaagagacctgccggcatagtcccgcaggagttgtccagttttcagagaacgtcagaagaatcgtctagctacgggaact ctgccggcatagtcccgcaggagttgtccagttttcagagaacgtcagaagaatcgtctagctacgggaactctgtcggcatagtccttacagagttgcccaagagacctgccggcatagtcccgcaggagttgtccagttttcagagaacgtcagaagaatcgtctagctacgggaactctgccggcatagtcccgcaggagttgtccagttttcagagtacgtcagaagaatcgtctagctacgggaactctgtcggcatagtccttacagagttgcccaagagacctgccggcatagtcccgcaggagttgtccagttttcagagaacgtcagaagaatcgtctagctacgggaactctgtcggcatagtccttacagagttgcccaagagacctgccggcatagtcccgcaggagttgtccagttttcagagaacgtcagaagaatcgtctagctacgggaactctgccggcatagtcccgcaggagttgtccagttttcagagtacgtcagaagaatcgtctagctacgggaactctgtcggcatagtccttacagagttgcccaagagacctgccggcatagtcccgcaggagttgtccagttttcggaatACGTCaaaagaatcgtctagctacgggaaccctgtcggcacagtccttacagggttgcccaagagacctgtcggcataaACCCACAGGGACCTTCCAGATTCGTAGAGTCGTCTAGCCATGGGAATCCTGTTGGCATAGTCCAACATGGATTGCCCAACTTTCCCACTTCCATAGCCCATCAGGGATCTTCCAGGTTTGAATCGTCCGGCTATGGGAATCCTGCTGGAATTGCACCTAGGCCGAGCAGGGATTGCCCAGTCAGGGGAGTAAATCGCAGTGAGTCGTCCAGTCGCCGGTTTCCCTCTGGTAACACCCAGAGGAACCAGTTTAGTCACGGCGACCCCTCGGTAAACCGCCAGAGCAGTGCGTGCGGTTACGGAGTCGTCGCGAGTGTACGCCAGAAGATCTCGGAGGATGGATCTCGGGGACCTTTCAGGCGTGGCTCTGAAGGGTGGCGACCCTCAAGTTCTCGCCGttgggagcggtcccagcggtggaaaTTAAGTAAGTGTGTAAGCGAGCGTGGGGGCCTGAAGTAA